The Phycisphaerales bacterium genome includes a region encoding these proteins:
- the glpX gene encoding class II fructose-bisphosphatase, translated as MGMEVLRACEAAALNVFRWVGKGDKIAADSAATDAIRGMLNLMDMCGTCTIGEGIKDDAPGIFVGEKLGTWKEGAPNVSIALDPIDGTTLTAKGLPGALTVIAAATGSAPEDHMLAAIPSYYVEKIAVGPKVRESTGHVRLTSSVDHNLEIVALSIGKRVRDLVVCILDRPRHQKLIDQVRRTGAAIRLIGDGDVAAAIAPSIPGSGVDIYMGIGGSPEAVLAAAAIRALGGDILCRVWPRDDAERKQLEQDGHGELLGREYSCADMVRGDDVVFVATGITDSALLRGVVVDGHTAVTYSVVMRARSRTVRYVKAFHDLTRKTIRLASGSGHTRL; from the coding sequence ATGGGCATGGAGGTGCTGCGCGCCTGTGAAGCAGCGGCCCTCAATGTGTTCCGCTGGGTCGGCAAGGGCGACAAAATCGCAGCCGACTCTGCGGCCACCGACGCGATTCGCGGCATGCTGAACCTGATGGACATGTGCGGCACGTGTACGATCGGAGAGGGGATCAAGGACGATGCCCCCGGGATCTTTGTGGGCGAGAAGCTGGGTACCTGGAAAGAGGGTGCGCCCAACGTCAGCATCGCGCTCGATCCGATTGATGGCACTACGCTGACGGCCAAGGGTTTGCCGGGAGCACTGACGGTCATTGCGGCGGCGACCGGAAGTGCGCCGGAAGATCACATGCTGGCGGCCATTCCCAGTTACTACGTCGAGAAGATCGCCGTGGGACCGAAAGTCCGAGAGAGCACCGGCCATGTACGGCTGACTTCCTCGGTGGATCACAACCTGGAGATCGTGGCGTTGTCGATCGGCAAACGTGTACGTGACCTCGTTGTGTGTATTCTCGATCGACCGCGGCATCAGAAGCTGATCGACCAGGTGCGACGGACCGGTGCGGCCATTCGCCTGATCGGAGACGGAGACGTTGCAGCGGCGATCGCTCCCAGCATTCCGGGCAGCGGCGTGGACATCTACATGGGGATCGGCGGCTCGCCGGAAGCGGTTCTGGCGGCGGCGGCGATCCGTGCCCTGGGGGGTGACATTCTCTGTCGCGTGTGGCCGCGGGATGATGCCGAGCGGAAGCAGCTCGAGCAGGATGGACACGGCGAGCTACTGGGGCGTGAATACTCCTGTGCGGACATGGTGCGCGGGGACGATGTGGTATTCGTGGCGACTGGTATCACCGACAGCGCGCTGCTGCGTGGCGTCGTGGTCGATGGTCATACGGCCGTAACGTACTCCGTGGTGATGCGCGCCCGCTCACGCACCGTGCGCTATGTGAAGGCGTTTCACGACCTGACGCGGAAGACGATTCGACTGGCGAGCGGCTCGGGTCACACCCGGTTGTAG